The Megalops cyprinoides isolate fMegCyp1 chromosome 10, fMegCyp1.pri, whole genome shotgun sequence genome window below encodes:
- the u2af2a gene encoding U2 small nuclear RNA auxiliary factor 2a isoform X2 has translation MSDFDEFERQLSENKQERDKENRHRRRTPSRSRSRERKRRSRERRSRDRRSDSKDRRQRRSTPIKTKPQEVAVSRSPHREKKKKVRKYWDVPPPGFEHITPMQYKAMQAAGQIPATALLPTMTPDGLAVTPTPVPVVGSQMTRQARRLYVGNIPFGITEEAMMDFFNAQMRLGGLTQAPGNPVLAVQINQDKNFAFLEFRSVDETTQAMAFDGIIFQGQSLKIRRPHDYQPLPGMSENPSVYVPGVVSTVVPDSAHKLFIGGLPNYLNDDQVKELLTSFGPLKAFNLVKDSATGLSKGYAFCEYVDVNVNDQAIAGLNGMQLGDKKLLVQRASVGAKNATLTSINQTPVTLQVPGLMNSSVVQMGGLPTEVLCLMNMVAPEELLDDEEYEEIVEDVRDECSKYGQVKSIEIPRPVDGLEVPGTGKIFVEFMSVFDSQKAMQGLTGRKFANRVVVTKYCDPDAYHRRDFW, from the exons ATGTCGGATTTTGACGAGTTTGAGAGACAGTTGAGCGAAAACAAGCAAG AACGGGACAAAGAGAACAGACACCGCCGCCGCACACCGTCCCGAAGTCGCAGCcgtgagaggaagaggaggagtcgAGAGAGGAGGAGCCGGGATCGACGCAGCGACAGCAAGGATCGCAGACAGAGACGCAG CACACCAATCAAAACCAAACCACAAGAGGTTGCTGTGAG tCGCTCTCCACACCgtgagaagaagaagaaagtgaGGAAATACTGGGATGTTCCTCCCCCaggctttgagcacatcacGCCCATGCAGTATAAAGCCATGCAGG CTGCTGGGCAGATCCCAGCCACTGCCCTCCTGCCCACGATGACCCCCGACGGCCTGGCGGTCACACCCACCCCAGTGCCTGTGGTGGGCAGCCAGATGACCCGACAGGCCAGGCGGCTCTACGTTGGCAACATACCGTTTGGCATCACGGAG GAGGCCATGATGGACTTCTTCAACGCCCAGATGCGTCTGGGTGGCCTGACCCAGGCGCCTGGAAACCCTGTCCTCGCCGTGCAGATTAACCAGGACAAAAACTTCGCATTTCTCGAG TTCCGCTCAGTGGATGAGACGACCCAGGCCATGGCCTTCGATGGCATCATCTTCCAGGGCCAGAGCCTGAAGATCCGCCGTCCTCATGACTACCAGCCTCTGCCTGGCATGAGCGAGAACCCCAGCGTCTATGTACCGG gtGTGGTGTCCACAGTGGTGCCAGACTCAGCCCACAAACTCTTCATCGGTGGCCTACCCAATTACCTCAACGATGACCAG GTGAAGGAGCTTTTGACGTCCTTTGGCCCCTTGAAGGCTTTTAACCTGGTAAAGGACAGTGCCACGGGGCTCTCGAAAGGCTATGCCTTCTGTGAATATGTAGACGTTAATGTGAATGACCAG GCTATTGCCGGACTTAACGGGATGCAGTTGGGGGACAAGAAGCTCCTGGTGCAGAGGGCCAGCGTGGGAGCCAAGAATGCCACACTG ACGAGTATAAACCAGACCCCGGTGACGCTGCAGGTGCCGGGGCTGATGAACAGCTCGGTGGTGCAGATGGGCGGCCTGCCCACGGAGGTGCTCTGCCTCATGAACATGGTGGCTCCCGAGGAGCTGCTGGACGACGAGGAGTACGAGGAGATCGTGGAGGACGTGAGGGACGAGTGCAGCAAGTACGGCCAGGTGAAGAGCATCGAGATCCCGCGGCCCGTCGACGGACTGGAGGTGCCTGGCACTGGCAAG
- the u2af2a gene encoding U2 small nuclear RNA auxiliary factor 2a isoform X3 has protein sequence MSDFDEFERQLSENKQERDKENRHRRRTPSRSRSRERKRRSRERRSRDRRSDSKDRRQRRSSRSPHREKKKKVRKYWDVPPPGFEHITPMQYKAMQAAGQIPATALLPTMTPDGLAVTPTPVPVVGSQMTRQARRLYVGNIPFGITEEAMMDFFNAQMRLGGLTQAPGNPVLAVQINQDKNFAFLEFRSVDETTQAMAFDGIIFQGQSLKIRRPHDYQPLPGMSENPSVYVPGVVSTVVPDSAHKLFIGGLPNYLNDDQVKELLTSFGPLKAFNLVKDSATGLSKGYAFCEYVDVNVNDQAIAGLNGMQLGDKKLLVQRASVGAKNATLTSINQTPVTLQVPGLMNSSVVQMGGLPTEVLCLMNMVAPEELLDDEEYEEIVEDVRDECSKYGQVKSIEIPRPVDGLEVPGTGKIFVEFMSVFDSQKAMQGLTGRKFANRVVVTKYCDPDAYHRRDFW, from the exons ATGTCGGATTTTGACGAGTTTGAGAGACAGTTGAGCGAAAACAAGCAAG AACGGGACAAAGAGAACAGACACCGCCGCCGCACACCGTCCCGAAGTCGCAGCcgtgagaggaagaggaggagtcgAGAGAGGAGGAGCCGGGATCGACGCAGCGACAGCAAGGATCGCAGACAGAGACGCAG tagtCGCTCTCCACACCgtgagaagaagaagaaagtgaGGAAATACTGGGATGTTCCTCCCCCaggctttgagcacatcacGCCCATGCAGTATAAAGCCATGCAGG CTGCTGGGCAGATCCCAGCCACTGCCCTCCTGCCCACGATGACCCCCGACGGCCTGGCGGTCACACCCACCCCAGTGCCTGTGGTGGGCAGCCAGATGACCCGACAGGCCAGGCGGCTCTACGTTGGCAACATACCGTTTGGCATCACGGAG GAGGCCATGATGGACTTCTTCAACGCCCAGATGCGTCTGGGTGGCCTGACCCAGGCGCCTGGAAACCCTGTCCTCGCCGTGCAGATTAACCAGGACAAAAACTTCGCATTTCTCGAG TTCCGCTCAGTGGATGAGACGACCCAGGCCATGGCCTTCGATGGCATCATCTTCCAGGGCCAGAGCCTGAAGATCCGCCGTCCTCATGACTACCAGCCTCTGCCTGGCATGAGCGAGAACCCCAGCGTCTATGTACCGG gtGTGGTGTCCACAGTGGTGCCAGACTCAGCCCACAAACTCTTCATCGGTGGCCTACCCAATTACCTCAACGATGACCAG GTGAAGGAGCTTTTGACGTCCTTTGGCCCCTTGAAGGCTTTTAACCTGGTAAAGGACAGTGCCACGGGGCTCTCGAAAGGCTATGCCTTCTGTGAATATGTAGACGTTAATGTGAATGACCAG GCTATTGCCGGACTTAACGGGATGCAGTTGGGGGACAAGAAGCTCCTGGTGCAGAGGGCCAGCGTGGGAGCCAAGAATGCCACACTG ACGAGTATAAACCAGACCCCGGTGACGCTGCAGGTGCCGGGGCTGATGAACAGCTCGGTGGTGCAGATGGGCGGCCTGCCCACGGAGGTGCTCTGCCTCATGAACATGGTGGCTCCCGAGGAGCTGCTGGACGACGAGGAGTACGAGGAGATCGTGGAGGACGTGAGGGACGAGTGCAGCAAGTACGGCCAGGTGAAGAGCATCGAGATCCCGCGGCCCGTCGACGGACTGGAGGTGCCTGGCACTGGCAAG
- the u2af2a gene encoding U2 small nuclear RNA auxiliary factor 2a isoform X1 produces the protein MSDFDEFERQLSENKQERDKENRHRRRTPSRSRSRERKRRSRERRSRDRRSDSKDRRQRRSTPIKTKPQEVAVSSRSPHREKKKKVRKYWDVPPPGFEHITPMQYKAMQAAGQIPATALLPTMTPDGLAVTPTPVPVVGSQMTRQARRLYVGNIPFGITEEAMMDFFNAQMRLGGLTQAPGNPVLAVQINQDKNFAFLEFRSVDETTQAMAFDGIIFQGQSLKIRRPHDYQPLPGMSENPSVYVPGVVSTVVPDSAHKLFIGGLPNYLNDDQVKELLTSFGPLKAFNLVKDSATGLSKGYAFCEYVDVNVNDQAIAGLNGMQLGDKKLLVQRASVGAKNATLTSINQTPVTLQVPGLMNSSVVQMGGLPTEVLCLMNMVAPEELLDDEEYEEIVEDVRDECSKYGQVKSIEIPRPVDGLEVPGTGKIFVEFMSVFDSQKAMQGLTGRKFANRVVVTKYCDPDAYHRRDFW, from the exons ATGTCGGATTTTGACGAGTTTGAGAGACAGTTGAGCGAAAACAAGCAAG AACGGGACAAAGAGAACAGACACCGCCGCCGCACACCGTCCCGAAGTCGCAGCcgtgagaggaagaggaggagtcgAGAGAGGAGGAGCCGGGATCGACGCAGCGACAGCAAGGATCGCAGACAGAGACGCAG CACACCAATCAAAACCAAACCACAAGAGGTTGCTGTGAG tagtCGCTCTCCACACCgtgagaagaagaagaaagtgaGGAAATACTGGGATGTTCCTCCCCCaggctttgagcacatcacGCCCATGCAGTATAAAGCCATGCAGG CTGCTGGGCAGATCCCAGCCACTGCCCTCCTGCCCACGATGACCCCCGACGGCCTGGCGGTCACACCCACCCCAGTGCCTGTGGTGGGCAGCCAGATGACCCGACAGGCCAGGCGGCTCTACGTTGGCAACATACCGTTTGGCATCACGGAG GAGGCCATGATGGACTTCTTCAACGCCCAGATGCGTCTGGGTGGCCTGACCCAGGCGCCTGGAAACCCTGTCCTCGCCGTGCAGATTAACCAGGACAAAAACTTCGCATTTCTCGAG TTCCGCTCAGTGGATGAGACGACCCAGGCCATGGCCTTCGATGGCATCATCTTCCAGGGCCAGAGCCTGAAGATCCGCCGTCCTCATGACTACCAGCCTCTGCCTGGCATGAGCGAGAACCCCAGCGTCTATGTACCGG gtGTGGTGTCCACAGTGGTGCCAGACTCAGCCCACAAACTCTTCATCGGTGGCCTACCCAATTACCTCAACGATGACCAG GTGAAGGAGCTTTTGACGTCCTTTGGCCCCTTGAAGGCTTTTAACCTGGTAAAGGACAGTGCCACGGGGCTCTCGAAAGGCTATGCCTTCTGTGAATATGTAGACGTTAATGTGAATGACCAG GCTATTGCCGGACTTAACGGGATGCAGTTGGGGGACAAGAAGCTCCTGGTGCAGAGGGCCAGCGTGGGAGCCAAGAATGCCACACTG ACGAGTATAAACCAGACCCCGGTGACGCTGCAGGTGCCGGGGCTGATGAACAGCTCGGTGGTGCAGATGGGCGGCCTGCCCACGGAGGTGCTCTGCCTCATGAACATGGTGGCTCCCGAGGAGCTGCTGGACGACGAGGAGTACGAGGAGATCGTGGAGGACGTGAGGGACGAGTGCAGCAAGTACGGCCAGGTGAAGAGCATCGAGATCCCGCGGCCCGTCGACGGACTGGAGGTGCCTGGCACTGGCAAG